The Acidobacteriota bacterium genomic sequence CTAATTTCTCGTTGCGGCAACATAGAGCCGCGGTCCGGACAGGTCGGTTTCTCTCAAATCCTTGTTGTCGAACATGCCCAGGACTCGGAAGCCCTTGGTATTCAACAAGTTCTCCAGTTCCGCGGGAAAAAATAGACGATACTCACAGAAATCTTCTATCGGTGGGCGTCCTGGGATAATCCAGGTCCGTCTGCGAACCAATAGCTGCCGGCGGCGATCGAATTCGTGCAGGGCAACCGACGAAGCAGAGAAGGCAGGTTCATCTATTGCGAATTCTGTCTGTTCCCTGAATGTGCCTCCTTCCAGATAGCTGGCGGCATTGTTGAGATCCAGAATGAGCAGTGTGCCTGAGTGTGCATGGTGTACAAATGTGTCCAGAACCTGATCCACATCTTCATTGGTGAGCGCATACATGAAGGCGGAGCCCATGCACAGGATCGCGTCGAAGCAACGCTTAAGACGGACCTCCCGCATGTCACCGTTCTGGAAGTGTAATGCGGGGTACTTGCTCCTGGCGTACTGGATCATTGTCTCCAGGTAGTCTACGCCCCAGCAATCCGGACAATCTCGAGACAGGGCGGCCAGATCTCTTCCGGTTCCACATCCAACATCAAGGATGGAAGAGGGCGGGGCAGGCAAAAATCGAGCAAACATCCGGCGACACATTTGGGGAGTCTCTTCATTGGGTTCGGGATAGACAGACTCGTAGTGCTCCGGGTGATCGTAAAGGAAATTCCGGACGTTGGACTTCATGCATTGCCTTCCAGGCATCATCTAATCCCATGCGAAGTAACTGATTGTAGCCGAACGCATGGTTCGCTCAATAGCCGGACTCCCGGTGCCTGGCCACACGCTCCTGCCGAAGCGCTTTCGGTTCCACACTACTGCGATATGATGGTGTCGTTCATCCAATGAAGTTCGGCGTCGGCATCAAGAGTCCTCCAGTAACCGAATGCAGGGCACTGTCTGTAGAGAGGCGGAGAATCGAATGGGAACCAGAATCTTAATTGCCACCTGCCTGCTGGCGGTCGGAATGGTCGGCTGTTCCACACCGGATGACAGGAGTTCTTCCGGCGAGAAGCAGATGGCGGTCGACGAACCCCGGCATGTCAAGGTCTACTTCGAAAAGGGCATGTTCGGCGGGTGGCCGGCCAATCACGGCATCTGGAGCTGGGGAAACGAGATCCTGGTCGGTTTCGGGATGGGCTATTACAAGGACCAGGGGGAGAATCACCACATCGATCGGGAGAAGCCGGAGATTCCGATGTTGGCCCGAAGCATTGACGGCGGGGAGACCTGGTCGATAGAGGACCCGGGGGCGAAGGGGTACTTGCTGACGGAGGGCGGATACCTGCACGGTGTCACCCGTCCGGGTGTCACGATTCCGCCGCTGAGAGATAGCGAGGGTGGCATCGAATTCACACACCCGGACTTCGCCCTGACCGTTCGCACCAACAGCATTCACGCCGGAATCGGCCGCATCTTCTATTCCAATGACAGGGGACACACCTGGGAGGGCCCGTTTCGCCTGCCGAGCTTCGACTCGCCCGGCATCGCTCCCCGCACGGACTACATCATTGACGACAAGCAGACCTGCACGCTTTTCATTACGGCCGCAAAGGCCAACGGAAGGGAGGGGAGGCCTCTTTGTGTGCGTACCACCGACTCCGGCAAGACCTGGAAACTGGTTTCCTGGATCGGTCCGGAGCCCGACGGCTTCTCCATCATGCCGGCCTCGCTTCGGCTCTCCGAAACGGACATTCTCGTGACCGTTCGTGTGCGGGAGGCGACCCGGAGGTGGATCGGGACCTACCTGTCAACCGACAACGGCGCCACTTGGGAGTACCTGAACGAGGCCGTGCCTGACGCGGGGGTGGGCAATCCACCAGCAATGATCGAACTGCAGGACGGACGGATCTGCCTGCTCTATGGCTACCGGGCCGAGCCCTACAGCATTCGCGCCGTGCTCAGCAGCGACAGGGGGAGGACCTGGAGCGACCCCGTCACGCTCCGCGACGGCGGGAACAGTTGGGATGTCGGTTACGTTCGAGCCGTCCAGAGGCCGGACGGCAAAGTCGTTGCCGTGTACTATTTCACTGACGAGGCGACCGGCCCGGAACGCTACATCGGAGCCACCATCTGGAGTCCGCCACCGGAGTAGTCGGGCACCCCTGCCGACGATTGGCCGGCCACCGAGAGCCGCGGCGGAACGACTCGGCATTAAGCTGGTCAGTTTGGAGATTAAGCGTGGATGTCTATTCGTACTCGGAAGCCAAACGAAGACTTTCCAGCGTGCTCGACAAGGCCGAGTCAACGGGAAGAGTATTAATTCGTCGAAGAGATGGCAGGACTTATTCGCTGGTGCCGGAGAGAATAGCCAGCTCGCCCCTGGACGTTCCCTCTGTGAACGCGAACATCTCTACAGAGGAGGTTGTCAAACTCATCAGGCGTGAGCGGGGTAGACGGAGAGGGGTGAGGCGCAGTCCCTGACGCCTTCCATGGGACCTGAGATTCTGCAGCAGTGAAACTGTTCTTGTAATCGGTTGCTTACGATCTAATTTTGGTTGGCGCGGCATTTCCATCTGAAGCAGCCGGAATGCTTCCGGGTGTCGAAAACCCAGCGGTCTTTACCGGCTGAGCGGCCTGAAGTTCAGCGTCAACAGGGTTTTGTCGTCCTTTTTGATTTCCAGCGAGGGCGTGGTCAGGGAGGATCGATCCAGCAGGACCGTCGAACCGAAACAGGTGTCGTCAAAGAATGGATCGTCTTCCATCAGGACGACCTGGAGTTCGTCCTCCGGGTAGACACGCAGGGAGCCCGGCTCGTTCGCGCTGGAGCGCATTTGAACCTGGCGAAGCAGTCTGCGCCGCTGGCTCTCCAACTCCCGCATCCGAGCCAGCACCGACCCATCGGCTGTCGAGATAGGCTCTCTGGCCCGGAGCAGCCCGAACTCTCGATCTTCGTCGCGGGTGCGCTCGGTTGGCTTCATGCCGCGCAACCTTTCCAATGACTCCAGTTCGGCCTCGGAAAGAGGATCGCTCTTGCTGTTGAAGTCCTGTTTTCGCAAGGAATCCACGTGCTGCTTCGCGTACCGCCACGTATTTCTGCCCGTAATTTGTTGAGCTTCGCGTTCAATATCCTCGATCCGGTCCTGCAGATCCAGGTCCAGACGCTTCACCACCACGTACAATTCCTCTGACCCGAATTCATCGTTGTGGCAAAGGCCGAATGCGCCGTGAATGGTCACGGTCAATCGGTAGGCATCAGCCGGCGGCAGCCTTGCAGGCGGGGCTTTCGGTTGAGCTGCCGACCGCTCTTCGGACTGGGTTGGCGGTTGCTCTGCTGACTGTTTTGGCGATGGGGCCGGCGCCTGCTCCGCCGACTTCTCCGGCGGCTGTTCCTCCGGCTCAGCTCCGGACTGTGCTGCCGAAGGATCCGGTGGCTGCTCCTCGGCCTCAGTTGTCGACTGGGCTGGCGATTGCTCTGAAGACTCCTCTTGCGACTGAGTTGCGGACTGTTCTTCCGGCGAGGCTGGCGACTGCTCCTGGGACTGGCCCGGGGGCTGCTTGGCAGACTGAGCTTCCGACTGAGCTCGCGCTTCGACCGCAAAACCGATGAGCAGCAGAACTGTTATCGCACCCAACCACTTGAGGATCACTGGCAGCATGTTGTGCTCTCTGATTCGCTTCACAAGTCCGGACACATTACTGTATGTCGTTAGCGTCAGCTTCCTCCAAAAGTTCCCGAGCCCATTCTCTCACACGCCCGACCACGGGCCAAGGGTGCGAGCAGTGGATTTTCCTCCTTTTTTCCTGGGCGCCCGGGCCTTTTTCAATCTCCGAAAAATTGTGAATAATCAGCGAAATAACGGTTGCGTGCGCTCTTTTTATTCCGGTAGACTAACCGCACTATGAAAACTCGAATCTTTTCAGTTCTGATCTGTCTCGGGGCTATCTTCGTCACACCGGGCTTGGCCTCCCATGATGCGTGCGAGGACCGCTACATCGTGGCCAGCGCCGTGCGCACTACGGAGGACGTCCAGGCCTTTGTCCAGTGCGCCTACGAGTTCGTCCATGAAGTGGGCTTCGAGGAGGCTCGCAGGGCCTTCAACGAGGACAAGCGCTGGAAGAGCGGTCCCACCTATGTCTTCGTCGACGAGATGACCAATGTGCCCGGGGCCTCCCGTGCCATCGTCTTTCCACCCGATCCCTTGCTGGAAGGGGTGCCTTGGGGGGTTCTGACGGACGACTTCGGCTCCGACCTGATCCTGGAGTTCTATCGGGTTGCGACCAACTTCGGCGAGGGTTGGGTCTACTATTCCTTCACCAATCCTGCCACCGGCAGAGCCGAGCCCAAGGCCTCCTATTTCAAGGCCATCGACTGGAACGGGGTGCCGGCTGCGATTGGGGCCGGGGTCTATCGGCGTGACTTCCCGGGCAGTTGCCGGAGCGACGAGGTCAATGCCGCCATGCTCCACTCCTATCCCTCCGAGGCCAGGCTGCAGGAGTTTGTCCGTTGCGCGGCCATGGAACTGGATTCCATGGGGTATTTCGCCTCGGTCAGCCTGGCCAACGATCCTCGCTGGCGAAGCCGCTCCATCTACCTATTCGGCCTGGACACCTACGGCTACACCCTCTTTACGGGCTCGCCCGCGAACCCCTTGATCGGCTCCGAGTTGTCCTCGAATTTTATCGGTGGCTTTGCCGGGCGGAATGTCATCGGTGTTGCCGATGCCTTCGGGGAGAGCTTCCTCTACTACTGGAACCGGAATCCCGGCACCAACCAGTGGCAGCGCAAGGTGACCTTCGTCAAGAGGGTCATGTCTTTCGGAGTTCCGGTGCTGATCGGCGCGGGCTATTACCTGGAATCGGAAGGGCCGAGCGAAGCCGCGCAACAATCCGGGAACTAAAACGCATGGCGTAGCTGGCCCCGGGTCCGATTGGCACACACCAGCGACTCAGCCCGTTGGACCGTCTCAGAATTAAAGCCTATCCCTGTCCAATACCGAAGGGACTGAAAGACCTCCGTTATTTGTCCGCGCCTAAGCGCCCCATGTATATTGGGTTTGCGTTGGCGGGCTAGGATCAGGGTACTCCCTGGTTAGCCCGCGGCCCGCAGCGGCAACCTCCAAACGTGGTAGCCTACCGCCCGCGG encodes the following:
- a CDS encoding sialidase family protein, encoding MGTRILIATCLLAVGMVGCSTPDDRSSSGEKQMAVDEPRHVKVYFEKGMFGGWPANHGIWSWGNEILVGFGMGYYKDQGENHHIDREKPEIPMLARSIDGGETWSIEDPGAKGYLLTEGGYLHGVTRPGVTIPPLRDSEGGIEFTHPDFALTVRTNSIHAGIGRIFYSNDRGHTWEGPFRLPSFDSPGIAPRTDYIIDDKQTCTLFITAAKANGREGRPLCVRTTDSGKTWKLVSWIGPEPDGFSIMPASLRLSETDILVTVRVREATRRWIGTYLSTDNGATWEYLNEAVPDAGVGNPPAMIELQDGRICLLYGYRAEPYSIRAVLSSDRGRTWSDPVTLRDGGNSWDVGYVRAVQRPDGKVVAVYYFTDEATGPERYIGATIWSPPPE
- a CDS encoding class I SAM-dependent methyltransferase, with amino-acid sequence MKSNVRNFLYDHPEHYESVYPEPNEETPQMCRRMFARFLPAPPSSILDVGCGTGRDLAALSRDCPDCWGVDYLETMIQYARSKYPALHFQNGDMREVRLKRCFDAILCMGSAFMYALTNEDVDQVLDTFVHHAHSGTLLILDLNNAASYLEGGTFREQTEFAIDEPAFSASSVALHEFDRRRQLLVRRRTWIIPGRPPIEDFCEYRLFFPAELENLLNTKGFRVLGMFDNKDLRETDLSGPRLYVAATRN
- a CDS encoding cache domain-containing protein, whose product is MKTRIFSVLICLGAIFVTPGLASHDACEDRYIVASAVRTTEDVQAFVQCAYEFVHEVGFEEARRAFNEDKRWKSGPTYVFVDEMTNVPGASRAIVFPPDPLLEGVPWGVLTDDFGSDLILEFYRVATNFGEGWVYYSFTNPATGRAEPKASYFKAIDWNGVPAAIGAGVYRRDFPGSCRSDEVNAAMLHSYPSEARLQEFVRCAAMELDSMGYFASVSLANDPRWRSRSIYLFGLDTYGYTLFTGSPANPLIGSELSSNFIGGFAGRNVIGVADAFGESFLYYWNRNPGTNQWQRKVTFVKRVMSFGVPVLIGAGYYLESEGPSEAAQQSGN
- a CDS encoding type II toxin-antitoxin system Phd/YefM family antitoxin, producing MDVYSYSEAKRRLSSVLDKAESTGRVLIRRRDGRTYSLVPERIASSPLDVPSVNANISTEEVVKLIRRERGRRRGVRRSP